The Buchnera aphidicola (Hyalopterus amygdali) genome has a segment encoding these proteins:
- the hpt gene encoding hypoxanthine phosphoribosyltransferase: MKHTIKVIISKKELDVRVRELGEEITKKYKSRKNKIILIALLRGSFVFIADLCRRIKIEHEVDFMTTSSYGRGMTSTGDVKIIKDLDEDIYNKNVLIVEDIIDSGKTLSKVLGILKLRNPKSISICTLLDKPECREVNINVEFIGFSIPDEFIVGYGIDYAQSYRYLPYIGKVVFNK, from the coding sequence ATGAAGCATACTATTAAAGTTATTATTTCCAAAAAAGAATTAGATGTTCGTGTTCGTGAGCTAGGTGAAGAAATCACTAAAAAATACAAAAGTAGAAAAAATAAAATAATATTAATTGCTTTATTACGTGGTTCATTTGTATTTATAGCAGATTTATGTCGTAGAATTAAAATTGAACATGAAGTCGATTTTATGACAACTTCAAGTTATGGAAGAGGTATGACATCTACCGGAGATGTGAAAATTATCAAAGATTTAGATGAAGATATTTATAATAAAAATGTTTTGATTGTTGAGGATATTATTGATTCTGGAAAAACTTTAAGCAAAGTATTAGGTATTTTAAAATTAAGAAATCCGAAATCAATATCGATTTGTACCCTTTTAGATAAACCAGAATGTCGAGAAGTTAACATTAATGTTGAATTTATAGGTTTTTCTATACCTGATGAATTTATTGTTGGATATGGTATAGATTACGCTCAATCTTATCGATATTTACCTTATATAGGGAAGGTTGTTTTTAATAAATAA
- the panC gene encoding pantoate--beta-alanine ligase: MEVIKNINILEKKIKKIKKTKKIIGLIPTMGNLHKGHIKLISLAKKYVDIVVVSIFVNPMQFDDLLDLKKYPQTFNQDYDILNREKIKILFYPDNHIMYPNGLKNHTYIDIPKLSKIIEGKSRPGHFIGVTTILCKLFNLIQPNFSFFGEKDYQQLLVVKKLVQELNYPIKIISLPTVRLHNGLAYSSRNNNLNSSEKEIAPYLYRIIKKTHNTIIKNKGKNIQKTINKSKKYLIEKGFNIDVFNIYDSNTLDPITQKNKKLIILASVWLGKIRLIDNKKITLKD, encoded by the coding sequence ATGGAAGTTATAAAAAATATAAATATATTAGAAAAAAAAATTAAAAAAATCAAAAAAACAAAAAAAATAATTGGATTAATTCCTACGATGGGAAACTTACATAAAGGTCATATTAAACTAATTTCCTTAGCAAAAAAATATGTAGACATTGTTGTAGTAAGTATTTTTGTTAATCCCATGCAGTTTGACGACTTATTAGACCTAAAAAAATACCCTCAAACTTTTAATCAAGATTATGATATTTTAAACAGGGAAAAAATTAAAATTCTTTTTTACCCAGATAATCATATTATGTATCCTAATGGACTAAAAAATCATACATATATCGACATACCTAAACTATCTAAAATTATAGAAGGAAAATCACGTCCTGGTCATTTCATAGGCGTAACAACAATACTCTGTAAATTATTTAATTTAATACAACCAAACTTTTCATTTTTTGGAGAAAAAGATTATCAACAATTATTAGTTGTAAAAAAATTAGTTCAAGAATTAAACTATCCTATAAAAATTATTAGTTTGCCTACAGTACGATTGCATAATGGATTGGCTTATAGCTCGAGAAATAACAATTTAAATTCTTCAGAAAAAGAAATAGCACCTTATTTGTATAGAATAATAAAAAAAACACATAATACAATTATCAAAAATAAAGGAAAAAACATTCAAAAAACCATTAATAAATCAAAAAAATATCTTATTGAAAAAGGTTTTAATATTGATGTATTTAATATATACGATTCAAATACACTAGATCCTATAACTCAAAAAAACAAAAAACTCATCATTCTGGCATCAGTTTGGTTAGGTAAAATTCGACTAATTGATAATAAAAAAATTACATTAAAAGATTGA
- the panB gene encoding 3-methyl-2-oxobutanoate hydroxymethyltransferase, whose protein sequence is MESITIEKIQNWKRNKKKFSAITAYDFSFAKLFENAGVPIILIGDSLGMTIQGHTSTLSVKIKDMEYHTKLVRKGAPKTFLLSDLPFMSYYEIKQTLKNTAKVIQAGANMIKIEGGKWLIETVKELSNRSILVCGHIGLTPQSVHYLSGYKIQGNEKNDEKRIIEEAFLLEEAGIKMLVVECIPALLAKKISKNLSIPVIGIGSGKYTDGQILVMQDLLGMNEGKKPKFAKNFLHKNGSIQDAIKKYISEVKKGIFPNEKYSF, encoded by the coding sequence ATGGAATCTATTACTATTGAAAAAATACAAAACTGGAAAAGAAATAAAAAAAAATTTTCAGCCATCACAGCTTATGATTTTAGCTTTGCTAAACTATTTGAAAATGCAGGTGTACCAATAATTCTTATTGGTGATTCTCTTGGTATGACTATTCAAGGTCATACATCTACATTATCTGTAAAAATAAAAGATATGGAATATCATACAAAATTAGTAAGAAAAGGTGCACCTAAAACTTTTTTATTATCCGATTTACCATTTATGTCATATTATGAAATAAAACAAACATTAAAAAACACAGCTAAAGTTATACAAGCTGGCGCTAATATGATAAAAATAGAAGGCGGAAAATGGTTGATTGAAACTGTAAAAGAGCTCTCAAATAGATCAATATTAGTTTGTGGACATATAGGATTAACACCACAATCTGTGCATTATTTAAGCGGATACAAAATCCAAGGAAACGAAAAAAACGATGAAAAAAGAATAATAGAAGAAGCATTCTTACTGGAAGAAGCAGGAATTAAAATGTTAGTTGTAGAATGTATTCCTGCATTATTAGCTAAAAAAATAAGTAAAAACTTATCTATTCCTGTTATTGGTATCGGATCAGGGAAATATACTGATGGTCAAATACTTGTTATGCAAGATTTATTAGGAATGAATGAAGGGAAAAAACCTAAATTTGCAAAAAATTTTTTACATAAAAATGGGAGCATTCAAGATGCTATTAAGAAATACATAAGTGAAGTAAAAAAAGGTATTTTTCCTAATGAAAAATATAGTTTTTAA
- the dksA gene encoding RNA polymerase-binding protein DksA: MGKEKNKKTSSLNVLSIAGLTPYQKKIDEEYMNENQMWHFKKILKTWKNQLKIEINHTLLYIQDKSTNFPDPIDRAAQEEEFSLELRNRDRSRKLIKKIQETLKKIKDKDFGYCDSCGVEIGIRRLEARPTANLCIDCKTLAEIREKQMAG, from the coding sequence ATGGGAAAAGAAAAAAACAAAAAAACATCATCTTTAAACGTTCTTTCTATTGCGGGATTAACACCATACCAAAAAAAAATAGATGAAGAATATATGAATGAAAATCAAATGTGGCATTTTAAAAAAATTCTTAAAACATGGAAAAACCAATTAAAAATTGAAATCAATCATACTTTGCTTTACATACAAGACAAATCAACTAATTTTCCTGATCCTATTGATCGAGCTGCACAAGAAGAAGAATTTAGTTTAGAATTAAGAAATCGAGATAGAAGTCGTAAATTAATAAAAAAAATACAAGAAACTTTAAAAAAAATAAAAGACAAAGACTTCGGTTATTGCGATTCTTGCGGTGTTGAAATTGGAATTCGTCGTTTAGAAGCTAGACCCACTGCAAATCTTTGTATTGACTGTAAAACATTAGCAGAAATTCGAGAAAAACAAATGGCTGGTTAA
- the truA gene encoding tRNA pseudouridine(38-40) synthase TruA gives MKEKKFKKFALGIEYNGSSYHGWQRQKIIPTIQKEIEESLSKIANHKIDITCAGRTDTGVHALGQVIHFTTDSIRSNFAWSVGVNSYLSKNISIKWVKEVSKNFDARYSAISRSYRYIIYNHTSRSPVFYNKSNHIYRYLDVDKMHIEAQSLLGKHDFSSFRATGCQSNSPRREIIDLNIWRLNNWVIIDITANSFLYRMVRNIVGSLIQINDSTKSDYIKKLLEKKNRNYAGPTAPACGLYFLFAKYPDDFCLPIFKNDFIFF, from the coding sequence ATGAAAGAAAAAAAATTTAAAAAATTTGCTCTTGGAATTGAATATAATGGAAGTTCTTATCATGGCTGGCAACGTCAAAAAATAATTCCTACAATTCAAAAAGAAATTGAAGAATCTTTGTCTAAAATTGCAAATCATAAAATTGATATTACATGTGCAGGTCGAACTGATACTGGTGTACATGCTTTAGGTCAAGTAATACACTTTACAACAGATTCTATTAGGAGTAATTTTGCTTGGTCAGTCGGAGTAAATAGTTACTTATCTAAAAACATTTCTATAAAGTGGGTTAAAGAAGTTTCAAAAAATTTTGATGCTCGATATAGTGCTATTTCGCGTTCTTATCGTTACATAATATATAATCATACTTCTCGTTCTCCGGTTTTTTATAATAAATCAAATCATATTTATAGATATTTAGATGTTGATAAGATGCATATTGAAGCACAATCCTTATTAGGAAAACATGATTTTTCCTCTTTTCGTGCTACAGGTTGTCAATCAAACTCGCCAAGAAGAGAAATTATTGATTTAAATATTTGGCGTTTAAATAATTGGGTAATTATTGATATTACTGCGAATTCTTTTTTATATCGTATGGTTCGAAATATTGTTGGTTCGTTAATTCAAATTAATGACTCTACAAAATCTGACTATATAAAAAAATTGTTAGAAAAAAAAAATAGAAACTATGCAGGTCCTACTGCTCCAGCTTGCGGTTTATATTTTTTATTTGCAAAGTATCCTGATGATTTTTGTTTACCTATATTTAAAAATGATTTTATTTTTTTTTAA
- the secA gene encoding preprotein translocase subunit SecA → MLIKFLKKIFSNRNDRILKKFNKIVSSINQLEEKFKKLSDKNLKENTQLFRFRLKKGESLEELLPESFATVREASRRVFNMRHFDVQILGGIVLNQRCIAEMRTGEGKTLTSTLPAYLNALTDRGVHIVTMNDYLAERDAKKNTPLFKFLGLTVGLNLSDMSFPDKKNAYLCDITYGTNNEYGFDYLRDNMIFSPEERVQRELHYALVDEVDSILIDEARTPLIISGPSEDSSFLYQEVNKIVPYLISQKQEDSDYFHGQGDFYIDEKSKQISLTERGLIKIEKILLKQKLMKKGESLYSSNNIILMHHVISALRAHKLFIRNVDYIIKNNDIIIVDEHTGRAMPGRRWSDGLHQAIEAKENVPIKNENQTLASITLQNYFRLYKKIAGMTGTAATESFEFNSIYDLDTITIPTNKPMIRKDMADLVYMTEKEKINAILKDIQNCVKKNQPVLVGTISIEKSEILSNKLKKINVKHNVLNAKFHAREAEIISQAGIPGSVTIATNMAGRGTDIVLGGSLETQLEKGMSLDETNKIKKNWKRQHDLVVLSGGLHIIGTERHESRRIDNQLRGRSGRQGDSGSSRFYISMEDSLMRIFASNKIISMMRKLGLSLNEAIEHPWVTKAIENAQKKVENHNFEIRKQLLEYDDVCNEQRYVIYAQRNKLINSKNIQKTIFDILKDVLQTTISIYINYETPRNKWAILDLEKKLRFDFNLNISIQNYLKDNPYVKKEKIIEQVFTLAKKNYMEKEREIGVENIRIIEKSIMLQTLDSLWKEHLSAMDYLRQGIHLRGYAQKDPKQEYKRESFNMFSNMLELLKYEVISFLSKLNLSYIKNNFNTHINKNSNFLEYDIKIGRNKLCFCGSQKKFKYCHGSF, encoded by the coding sequence ATGTTAATTAAATTTTTAAAAAAAATATTCAGTAATCGTAACGATCGAATTTTAAAAAAATTCAACAAGATAGTGTCTTCAATTAATCAATTAGAAGAAAAATTTAAAAAGTTATCAGATAAAAATTTAAAAGAAAATACACAATTATTTCGGTTTAGGTTAAAAAAAGGTGAAAGTTTAGAAGAATTATTACCAGAGTCTTTTGCAACAGTAAGAGAAGCTAGTCGACGAGTTTTTAATATGCGTCATTTTGATGTTCAAATTCTTGGTGGTATCGTGTTAAACCAACGATGTATCGCAGAAATGCGTACAGGAGAGGGAAAAACATTAACTTCTACTTTACCAGCTTATTTAAATGCATTAACAGATCGAGGTGTTCATATAGTTACTATGAATGATTATTTAGCAGAGCGAGACGCAAAAAAAAACACCCCATTATTTAAATTCTTAGGTTTAACTGTAGGTTTAAATTTATCTGATATGTCTTTTCCTGATAAAAAAAATGCTTATTTATGCGATATTACCTATGGTACTAATAATGAATATGGATTTGATTATTTACGTGATAATATGATTTTTTCTCCTGAAGAAAGAGTTCAACGTGAATTACATTATGCTTTAGTAGATGAGGTTGATTCGATTTTAATAGATGAGGCTAGAACACCTTTAATTATTTCTGGACCTTCTGAAGATAGTTCTTTTTTATATCAAGAAGTCAATAAAATTGTACCATATTTAATTTCTCAAAAACAGGAAGATTCTGATTATTTTCATGGACAAGGCGATTTTTATATTGATGAAAAGTCCAAACAAATATCTTTAACTGAAAGAGGTTTAATTAAGATTGAAAAAATTTTACTTAAACAAAAATTAATGAAAAAAGGAGAATCTTTATATTCTTCTAATAATATTATATTAATGCATCATGTAATATCTGCTTTACGTGCGCATAAATTGTTTATTCGTAATGTAGATTATATTATAAAAAACAATGATATCATCATTGTAGATGAACATACTGGTCGTGCAATGCCTGGCCGAAGATGGTCTGATGGATTACATCAAGCAATAGAAGCAAAAGAAAATGTTCCAATAAAAAATGAAAATCAAACTTTAGCATCTATTACATTGCAAAATTATTTTCGTTTATATAAAAAAATAGCAGGAATGACAGGTACTGCTGCTACTGAATCTTTTGAATTTAATTCAATATATGATCTTGATACTATCACTATTCCAACAAACAAACCAATGATAAGAAAAGATATGGCTGATTTAGTTTATATGACAGAAAAAGAAAAAATAAATGCTATATTAAAAGATATTCAAAATTGTGTAAAAAAAAATCAACCTGTATTAGTTGGTACAATTTCAATTGAAAAATCGGAAATTTTATCAAATAAATTAAAAAAAATAAATGTTAAACATAATGTTTTAAATGCTAAATTTCATGCTAGAGAAGCAGAAATCATATCCCAAGCTGGTATACCTGGATCAGTGACTATTGCTACTAATATGGCTGGTAGGGGAACAGATATTGTATTAGGAGGAAGTTTAGAAACCCAATTAGAAAAAGGCATGTCTTTAGATGAAACAAATAAAATTAAAAAAAATTGGAAAAGACAACATGATTTAGTTGTTTTATCTGGAGGTTTGCATATTATTGGTACTGAACGACATGAATCGCGTCGTATTGATAATCAATTAAGAGGACGTTCTGGTCGTCAAGGTGATAGCGGTTCTTCACGTTTTTATATTTCCATGGAAGATTCACTAATGAGAATTTTTGCATCTAATAAAATTATTAGTATGATGAGGAAATTAGGACTTTCGCTGAATGAAGCCATTGAGCATCCATGGGTTACAAAAGCTATAGAAAATGCTCAAAAAAAAGTAGAAAATCATAATTTTGAAATTAGAAAACAGTTATTAGAATATGATGATGTATGTAATGAACAACGTTATGTAATTTATGCTCAACGTAATAAATTAATTAATTCTAAAAATATTCAAAAAACTATTTTTGATATTTTGAAAGACGTTTTACAAACTACAATTAGCATATATATAAATTACGAGACTCCAAGAAATAAGTGGGCAATTTTAGATTTAGAAAAAAAATTGCGTTTTGATTTTAATTTAAATATATCTATTCAAAATTACTTAAAAGACAATCCTTATGTAAAAAAAGAAAAGATTATAGAACAAGTTTTTACTTTAGCAAAAAAGAATTATATGGAAAAAGAAAGAGAAATAGGTGTAGAAAATATTAGAATAATAGAAAAATCTATTATGTTGCAAACATTAGATTCTCTTTGGAAAGAACATTTATCTGCTATGGATTATTTAAGACAAGGAATTCATTTGCGTGGTTATGCTCAAAAAGATCCTAAACAAGAGTATAAGCGTGAATCTTTTAATATGTTTTCTAACATGCTAGAATTATTAAAATATGAAGTTATATCTTTTCTTAGTAAATTAAACTTATCTTATATAAAAAATAATTTTAATACACATATTAATAAAAATTCTAATTTTTTAGAATATGATATAAAAATAGGAAGAAATAAACTTTGTTTTTGTGGTTCTCAAAAAAAATTTAAGTATTGTCATGGTAGTTTTTAA
- a CDS encoding NUDIX domain-containing protein — MGLLSKKIKSILLKQKKKYNFCFWEFPGGKVEENEYLIFSLKRELLEEVGIRILDFQTFESTTFFYKKMKLYFFLIKKWKGYAYSREGYLYRWVSHDHLKYFNFPAANYNVINLLEKIKFI; from the coding sequence TTGGGATTATTATCAAAAAAAATAAAATCTATATTACTAAAGCAAAAAAAAAAATATAATTTCTGTTTTTGGGAATTTCCAGGAGGAAAAGTAGAAGAAAATGAATATTTGATCTTTTCTTTAAAACGAGAACTTTTAGAAGAAGTTGGAATTCGAATATTAGATTTTCAAACTTTTGAATCTACCACATTTTTTTATAAAAAAATGAAATTGTACTTTTTTTTGATCAAAAAATGGAAGGGCTATGCATATAGCAGGGAAGGATATTTATATCGCTGGGTATCTCATGATCATTTAAAATATTTTAATTTTCCTGCTGCAAATTATAATGTTATTAATCTTTTAGAAAAAATAAAATTTATATAA
- the coaE gene encoding dephospho-CoA kinase (Dephospho-CoA kinase (CoaE) performs the final step in coenzyme A biosynthesis.) — translation MTYIVALTGGIGSGKTAVSDRFKKIGINIIDTDILARKIIEKNANISNVIKKKFGKKILNTDDSINRILLRKHIFNNKNSRFWLENTLQPEILKESKKIIKSIKSRWCLWVVPLLIEKKLEKKANRILLIDTPVKIQIQRIIKRDKITYDEAEKIISNQASRKQRIALSDDIIVNKKNLQKLDLYVNYLNNFYIHLSKKINKKNDKENNLTKFY, via the coding sequence ATGACCTATATTGTAGCACTTACTGGAGGCATTGGTAGCGGAAAAACTGCCGTTTCTGATAGATTTAAAAAAATAGGTATAAATATTATTGATACCGATATTCTTGCAAGGAAAATAATAGAAAAAAATGCAAATATATCTAATGTTATTAAAAAAAAATTTGGAAAAAAAATATTAAATACAGATGATTCAATCAACCGTATTTTACTTCGAAAACATATTTTTAATAATAAAAACAGTCGATTTTGGCTAGAAAATACACTTCAACCAGAAATTTTAAAAGAAAGTAAAAAAATAATAAAATCAATAAAATCAAGATGGTGTCTTTGGGTTGTCCCATTGCTCATAGAAAAGAAACTAGAAAAAAAAGCAAATCGAATACTTTTAATTGACACCCCAGTAAAAATACAAATACAACGTATAATAAAACGAGATAAAATAACTTACGATGAAGCTGAAAAAATTATTTCTAATCAAGCTAGTAGAAAGCAGAGAATAGCTTTATCAGATGATATTATTGTCAATAAAAAAAACCTTCAAAAATTAGATTTATATGTTAATTATCTTAATAATTTTTATATTCATTTATCAAAAAAAATTAATAAAAAAAATGATAAAGAAAATAACTTAACTAAATTTTATTAA
- a CDS encoding GMP reductase: MRIEEDIKLGFKDVLIRPKRSILKSRSEVNLIRSFSFKYSTIKWCGIPIIAANMDTIGTFCMAKSLSQFNILTAVHKYYSFNEWREFINIASENTLNHVIITIGTSDLDFLKIKKIFSLSSKLKYICIDVANGYSENFVDFLKKVREFYPDKIICAGNVVTGEMVEELILSGADLVKVGIGSGSVCTTRVKTGIGYPQLSAIIECADAAHGLSGHIISDGGCTVSGDIAKAFGGGADFVMLGGIFAGHSECLGDVIKEKSKKFMLFYGMSSTSAMKRHTGKVPGYRASEGKIVKIPFRGKVDATVRDILGGLRSACTYVGAQKLKELTKRTTFIRVSEQENCVFNHFKN, from the coding sequence ATGCGTATTGAAGAAGATATTAAATTAGGTTTTAAAGATGTTTTAATAAGACCAAAAAGATCTATTTTAAAAAGTCGTTCTGAAGTTAATCTTATTCGTTCTTTTTCTTTTAAATATTCTACCATAAAATGGTGTGGAATTCCAATTATTGCTGCTAATATGGATACCATAGGTACTTTTTGTATGGCTAAATCTTTGTCTCAATTTAATATATTAACCGCGGTACACAAATATTATTCTTTTAATGAATGGAGAGAATTTATTAATATTGCCTCCGAAAATACATTAAATCATGTGATCATTACCATTGGTACATCTGATTTAGATTTTTTAAAAATAAAAAAAATTTTTTCATTATCTTCTAAATTGAAATATATTTGTATTGATGTTGCTAATGGTTATTCTGAAAATTTTGTTGATTTTTTAAAAAAAGTACGAGAATTTTATCCAGATAAAATTATTTGTGCCGGAAATGTTGTTACTGGTGAAATGGTTGAAGAGTTAATATTATCTGGAGCAGATTTAGTAAAGGTAGGAATTGGATCTGGTTCTGTATGTACTACAAGGGTTAAAACAGGAATAGGTTATCCTCAGTTATCAGCTATTATAGAATGTGCAGATGCTGCACATGGATTAAGTGGTCACATTATTAGCGATGGTGGTTGCACTGTTTCAGGAGATATTGCAAAAGCTTTTGGAGGTGGGGCAGATTTTGTCATGTTAGGTGGTATTTTTGCAGGTCATAGCGAATGCTTAGGAGATGTAATTAAAGAAAAATCTAAAAAATTTATGTTATTTTATGGTATGAGTTCTACTTCTGCAATGAAACGTCATACAGGAAAAGTTCCTGGATATCGTGCATCTGAAGGGAAAATAGTTAAAATACCTTTTCGTGGAAAAGTTGATGCAACTGTACGTGATATTTTAGGCGGACTCCGTTCTGCTTGTACTTATGTAGGTGCACAAAAATTAAAAGAATTAACTAAAAGAACAACTTTTATACGAGTGAGTGAACAAGAAAACTGTGTCTTTAATCATTTTAAGAATTAA